The Rhododendron vialii isolate Sample 1 chromosome 6a, ASM3025357v1 genome includes a window with the following:
- the LOC131329269 gene encoding LOB domain-containing protein 4-like, whose amino-acid sequence MKENIGSRKQGAASPCAACKLLRRRCAHDCVFAPYFPADEPQKFASVHKVFGASNVNKMLQELPVHQRGDAVKSMVYEANARVRDPVYGCVGAISSLQHQIDVLQTQLALAQAEVVHMRMREFSSISIPPATNSPENDSPSPSSKLITPSSQTKSFFNMDMVVDHANMGDSLWSC is encoded by the exons ATGAAGGAGAATATTGGTAGTCGAAAACAAGGGGCAGCGTCCCCTTGCGCTGCATGCAAGCTCCTTCGCCGGAGGTGTGCTCACGATTGTGTGTTTGCTCCTTACTTTCCGGCTGATGAGCCGCAGAAGTTTGCTAGTGTGCATAAGGTGTTTGGCGCTAGCAATGTTAACAAGATGTTGCAG GAGTTGCCCGTTCACCAACGGGGCGATGCGGTTAAATCCATGGTTTACGAGGCAAACGCTAGAGTACGTGATCCGGTATACGGTTGTGTAGGGGCAATATCATCATTACAACATCAGATCGACGTTCTCCAGACCCAGTTAGCTCTAGCACAAGCCGAGGTTGTGCACATGCGGATGCGTGAATTCTCTTCGATTTCTATTCCTCCGGCCACTAACTCACCGGAGAATGACTCGCCGTCGCCCTCCTCCAAGCTCATAACACCGTCTTCTCAGACCAAGTCCTTTTTTAACATGGACATGGTGGTTGATCATGCCAACATGGGGGATTCTTTATGGTCATGCTAG
- the LOC131329450 gene encoding zinc finger protein CONSTANS-LIKE 4 produces MASSVPQYPSDHFTFCNEYCEFLTPIGGSAMWVDEEGSPFFDNNGALVHVDTMVPPETDVTSSFNSVIPFPERLGVSPDMAVPVLAEFNQGLSGIIAGSSESFESYSTGSGVCYVQDVCEFGEEYCNGIVPDYQAVYPSSNHNWGFNQVTQVPIMEEPGSKVGKYSVEERKDRILRYLRKRNQRNFNKTIKYECRKTLADKRVRVRGRFARNNELCDGDHSVLTTEKNNNNDDNNNNFHEDGGFYNDETVKIKYDVEDDWLQEAISSLVYLPYVSG; encoded by the exons ATGGCTTCCTCTGTTCCACAATACCCCTCTGATCACTTCACTTTCTGCAATGAATACTGTGAGTTTCTAACTCCTATCGGCGGCAGCGCAATGTGGGTCGATGAAGAAGGCTCACCCTTCTTTGACAATAATGGAGCACTAGTACATGTTGATACTATGGTGCCGCCAGAAACTGATGTCACGTCGTCGTTTAATTCAGTGATACCATTTCCGGAGCGGTTGGGGGTGTCCCCGGACATGGCTGTACCTGTGTTGGCTGAGTTCAATCAGGGGTTAAGTGGCATTATTGCCGGAAGTAGTGAGAGTTTTGAATCATATTCAACTGGTAGTGGTGTATGCTACGTGCAGGATGTGTGCGAGTTTGGAGAGGAATATTGCAATGGTATCGTGCCTGATTATCAGGCTGTTTATCCCTCTTCCAATCACAATTGG GGTTTCAATCAAGTTACTCAAGTGCCAATAATGGAGGAACCCGGTTCTAAGGTTGGCAAGTACTCAGTCGAAGAAAGGAAGGACAGAATTCTCCGATATCTTAGGAAGAGAAATCAAAGGAACTTCAACAAAACTATCaag TATGAATGTCGCAAGACCCTGGCCGATAAGCGGGTCCGAGTTCGCGGAAGATTCGCCAGAAACAATGAGCTGTGCGATGGAGATCATTCAGTACTGACGACGGAAaagaacaacaacaacgacgacaacaacaacaattttCACGAAGACGGAGGATTTTACAACGACGAGACTGTTAAG ATCAAATATGATGTCGAGGATGATTGGCTACAAGAGGCTATCTCGAGTCTCGTGTATTTACCCTATGTTTCAggctga